CAAAGAGGAATCTACTGTAGTAAATAGCCACTGAGCAAGTTTATAGCCAAGAGGCATTGATGGTCCCACAGATCATAAGGCTGAAGGGAATAACATGCTGTGCCAGCCACCTAGCCCCATTCGCAACCTAACATTATGGCAAAAGGGAGAGAGGTCTAATTCAAAAAGGAGCAAGACATTAGGCAATCAGTAGCCAAATGATTTGTTATGTAGAAGACTGTTCAAGcagcaaaacttttttttcttttctcccttgagATGAgtgaggtctcactgtgtagccctatctGGCTTGAagtcactatgtaaaccaggctgatccagagtgctgggattagaagcatatGTAATGACTAGCCTTTCTTAAGTGTGAACCATTTAACAGCTAGTATGTAGCAGCACAACGTGGTTACTGTTGGTACGGTCACATGTAACCATCCTTAGCAAAAAGCTCAAAGTAAACACTCTCTACTTGTCAGGAAACTACATTCTATTGAGACCCATCACCTGGCTTCCAGATGATTTACTATGtgagtaggaaaagaaaaaactgatGGTGGCGGGAGAGATTGAACATCAAGGCAACTCGTGGGGTGAATTAGGTTGTTGCTATGCCTCTGTACTTgtttttcctcctttcagatTAGGAAAAGAGACTAAAAAATTAATTGTTCCCTAGGCCAGAGTGTAGATGTCTGACAGGGAGCAGCATCAGCCTTGCCATTCACCACTTCTCTACAACTCATCTGCTAAATTTtatgtcctgactttctttggaGGGAGGTTCCGGAGCTCAAGAGAAATCAAAGAACTTGATTAGTGAGATTCTCTCCCCTAATATACGGCCTCAGTGATTTTGAAGTGTTGTCCTGTACCTGGGGCTGGACTGTTTACATCAGGATCATTTCTCCTGGACTCTTCAGTAGCAGAGCTGATATTTAATAGTATGTTGTCttgattgtttgtgacttatgctgaCCCAGAAAAGCCATACTTGATGATGCTTTTGACTTTCAGACATACAACGTAGCTCAAAACACCACAAATAAGTCCAGAAGAACACACTAATAATTACCATTTAATAGATTAACTTGCTTATGTTGCTGAACATAAGGATTTTCACTGAACTGTGCCTACTGCAAAGGTACTACCACAGTACTATCAAACTATCTTACAGTAAGCCTTCATGAGCTTTCAGAGTTTatactaaaaaaacaaaatctctagCCAGGAGTGGTAGCACaccctttaatgccagtacttgggaggcagaggcagggaataatctctgagtttgaggccagcctggtctacaaaacagagttccaggacagtcagagaaactttgcccccccaccccaaaaagtACCTAAATTTAGATCCTATATTTTCTAAAATCTATTTTGGGTAGAGTAATGCTGGGCATACATATATCtaacttatttgttttcttgtgtaaAATGTTAGATAGCAGAAAACAATGAATTACAGAAGTGACCTCTCGAGTCCACCCCTTTCAGATGGTAAAGCTACCCTGTATATGTGGGGGTGGCGGATCCCACTTAATCATCTTTCAAATGCTTACTCAACATTGATCAGTTTTTAAGATTCAGACAAGGTGGCCTATGTCTGTTGCTCAGTTACTCCAAAAGCTGAGGTCGAAGAGTGCTTTAGCGCATCTAAGTAAGCCTAGGCAGGATAATGATACCCTAGCTCTGTAATAGTCAGTTGCTACCTGGGATTATGTATTAGTCTAAGCTCATCTAAAGCGGGACAtagtagctcagtggtaggctGTCTGCtcagacttttttaaaaatatttatttatttatttatttatttattatgtatgcagtattctgtctgtgtgtgtttgcagaccagaagagggcaccagaccccattacagatggttgtgagccaccatgtggttgccggaaattgaactcatgacctttggaagagcaggcaatgctcttaaccactgagccatctctccagccccctcagactttcttaaacaacagaaaattcAAATACAAGCTAAAGTCTTatgtaataaagataaaaattgcaAGCATTTTCCAAGAACTGTGGTTGCAGGGAACAGCCCACTAACTTTTGCCATTCTAacccatcctttaaaaaaaataaaccagccATCTATGACAACTTCCTTTCCTAATTCTCGTAAGTTGAACAAATATGAAAGGGATGAAAACCCAAAACAGCAATGTCACGAAGCAGCAAGTGACTtggctcccttttcttccccGCCTTAAACCCAtcacaaagaaatacaaaagcaaagCTTTATAAGCAGGTGAAATAAAGAATCTACTCCGagaatttcttttacttttccattgcaaccattatttaaaaatgagagtTCACAGACCCCTTGGAGACTCCTGGTGAGGAGTATCTGGTCCTCAAGTTTTCCAAATCCACATAACGAAGCCATTAGCTAGCaaagcacacacaataaaatgaaattccGATACCACAGATTTGACCTAGAATCAAGTTTCCTCCCTGCCATCCCAAGGCATCCTCTTCTTCCCACACTTCAGCATTAGACAAGAACACACAACAATTTTTACCTCTAAAATAACCAAATCCACATTTCCAAAGGCACAAATATGTCATTTGTTAAACACAAAAATCCAAAAAGCAGTATTACAGCTCAAAGACATACTTTGTGCAGTTAAAGCATTAAAAGCATCAGCCTTTATTTTGTGACAAGTTTATTGAACAGTATCCAAGACTTCTTCTTTATAAGTGAAAAACTGCTAAACGATGCCACAGTAGTAGGTGCTGGCATGGTGTGTCACACTGACAGCCTCTCGGCTGCACTGGTTTCTAAATTGGACTATAGAACTGCCAATAAAACAGCTGAAGGAAAAAATTTACACATGGCAATTGTGAGTGGGAAAAGTACTCAAAGTGATCACCACCAGAATCTCTTCCCAAAAAGGACTTTTTACACATTCTTAACTCATTTTCCAGTGCTTTTAGACTGAGTGCACTTTATTTTCACACACTTATACAATCACAGGTCCATCAAGATGGAGATTGAGTAAgcttttgtgtttcctttttttgtgCAAGGTGACCATTTTCACCCAAATTGGGTAAGCTTGCTTacttctatatatatatatacacaaactcCTATCATCAAACAGGTCAAGACTGATCTTAACTACACTGAGTATTACTATCAGTAAGTTTGACATTTCCTAATGCAGGAACGATATTTCACTTAACACTGTTGgattaaaacaaaacccaaaacagccACTAATAATTGTACATCCAAACTAGTATAATCACAAAAAAACACCTCCAAATTATGCTTATGAACTAAATCTGTCACTGAAGTTCAAGAAAATTTACAAATTtgcttatttataaaatacatttgtaGGTTTTGCTAATcctttaaaagcaaaagaaaaaaaacaaacaccaataaaacttaggaaaaaaataaacctaatgGAAAATATTCTCATCCATTAATATCAAAGACACCAAAAACAGACAATAGAATTTACACGTGAAATTGAGAATACCTGGGTAGTGTTTACAAACACTCTTTGAGCAGAGCTTTACAAAGCCTTCATGCCATACAAACGAAAAGATTATGTAAATTCAAGTCTATACCAAACCTAGTTCTGGAGAAAATTTGTCGAGAGGTATAAATAGTTTCATAAAACACATTTTCAtggttattaaaacaaaaactgaaacttCAATGCCCAGAACAAGATAAAACAATATACTTAGCAATTAAGTCTGTTAATAATCTCATAGATACAAAAACTGAAGTTCCAGAGGGCAGAGCATTTAATTACATTTCACAACAAACACTGTTGTGACCCAAGCGAATGCAGAACAGTTCTCTCTGATTTCTACACCAAcactattttcttaatttatttaatgaacAGTGAGatccaagtttttctttttagcatttatctaaaaatgtagaaataacaATAGGTGCAATTGAGTgtatgaaatatttaataaatgtgtaGGAATATACAACCAAAATAAATtgtgagaaagaataaaagaatgtcACCTTCCAACAACcaatttttctaaaagaaagtCAGCTTTCCAATGGAAAATAACCAGGAGTTGAAATAAGATGCCCCAAGTAGTTCTGAAGTGTTCACATTCTGTCTTTGGAATGAGAAATGATTACTTAACAAAAAACATCACATATAAACatattgctttttgagacagttatCTATCTGTTGAATAAATTGTATCTGTGAGTTACTAAGTGATTCACAATGCAGCCACTTCTTTTCAAAGCCTGCATAATCCGTTCCCTAAACAAAAACTCCATACTATTGCCCTCCAAGACTACAGCAGTGAATAGGTTTTCCACACTTTATCACACAAGGGACTGTTGCCACTCATAACTCGAGAGTTAACGACGAAACTGTATTTCAGTGTTCCACTACCCTAGAACACCACAAAGGCactacatatagacatacatacatgtttgtgtgtggtatatgtatatgtatgtgtgtgtacatatacatatatgtatatacaagaaatgtctttttaaaagcaaatgcaGACTTGTAAATAATGTTGATGTATTTCAAACCAAAGCAAGGTCtgtgaaagatttattttccaTGATTATTCATTAATCTTCAATTctgtatattaatataaaagttttcaagcattttaaataaagaaaaaccccTAAAGAGCCTTAAGTGTAAATAAAcaagatgtaatgaaccaaatacTTTTATGAAAAGGACATTTAGCCAACCAAAGTCTATGTGATCCCCTACTTTGGTGCCCTGATtgccaaaaggaaagaaaatgaaaacgcAAGGAGTCATCTCAGTTCTCTCCTCTGATAGCTGTACTCTGCATAAGAATATTTGTGAACAGGCTAGTGATCGAACAACTACACCAAAAGCCTCCAAGTTGACAGAATTAAGCACACACCAACCTACAGTCCACCTTAGGGATCTTACATTCTACAACACTAATAATGCTAACAAACTACCAACTTCAACTTCAGTTTTAAATTCCAAGATAGACTGCTCTTTCTTATGGACCCCTTTGTTCCAAATGTCACCTAAAATTGGGACAAAAGCAATTTGCCAAATTAGTCCATCACAATAAGGACTTCAAATCAAACACCTAAACACTGATTACTAAAGTGGTTTCTGGTTTCCCTTACCATCCAAAcaatataaacaattttaaacTTACTAAACTAATAAAACTTAGCGTTCAAACCAAAAAAGGCCAGTAGAGGACTCcatagtttatttttatggtaAAAGTCATTCCACACAATCATAAGTGTGACATTAGAAATCAAAGTTCAGGGTTATATAGCACAAACCAAGTGTGGAGTTTTTAtattagaaattaattaaaaaccaaCGAAGTAGTTGTACTCATTACAAGTGAGTCAATTAGGCAAATAGCGGCAACATCTGAAGCAGGACTATCTATACAGCAAGAACCCTCAAGAAGCAATAAAGGTACATACAATGAATCCAGATACAGAGACtttattcaattttaaaagaaaatgtaggtTGTAGACAAAGCTTTGACCCTATAACAAAGCAAATATGTCCAACTTTAAATCAAATTGCAAAACTTCCAGTTGTCAGCAACTGGCAAGAGCACCCTCCATGAGCTCTACTCTTGTTTCTATCTTCTTCATCCCATGTGGTATAAAAGAAGCCAATCTAGATTCCTTGATAAGCTTTATAAGATCAACAAGTTTTAGAAATGGTTTCTACTGGTATGCCCAAATTATTTTTGGTGTTCCCTCCAGATAGCTTTACTGTAACAAACTGCAATGTTTATTCTGTGGGTTGTAAACAGCCAACCAAGCTCTGTGTTATAGAAACCAATCTATCTGcaatagaaacaatccacaggttctAAAATACTAGGAAAACAATCTGGATGCATTAATCACAGCAACATGAAGATATACCCTAAAGAACTGATGTGAACGGCTACCCTAAAACAAGCTTTACCTTTCTCGAACCTATAGGCCTATCATTTAAGTCAATGACGGCAGCAGTGGCTTCATCCCGCGATTCAAAGGCCACCATGGCTTCACCTGTAGGCATAcctttttcattgtattttaaacATACTGAACCTGGGATTACCTGATAAccataaaagaaatctaaaatttcATCAATAGATACAGTAAAGGGCATGTTCTGCACCTTAATTATTGTAGGTCCTGGTTTTCCAGAGCTAGCTGCAAAGCCAGGGGGACCCCCGATATGTATTGggccaggcccaggcccaggcccaaATGCTGGAGGCCCGCTCAAATGCCCAGGAACGTTTCCAAGACCAGGGGGTCCACTTCCAAAACCAGGAGGAGCACTTAAACTACCAGGGCCATTTCCAAAATTCTGAGGGATCCCCCCAAATCCTGACGGCCCACTTAAATTATTTGGTGCACCTCCAAAACCTGGAACTTCCAGTCCTAGGCCAGGCAAACCACTGTTTCCAACTGAAGGCATAACAGGCCTAACATCACCAAAGGCACCTCCTAATCCTGGAGGGGGAAGTGGTGGTCCAAAGGCATTCGGCCCACCAAAATTACCAGGGAAGTTAAATGGCGGCCCATTATTGGCCTCCTTCGATCCTACAGTCAAGAAGACATGCTCTTCTCCTCCTGCAGTGGGAATGCCAGCACCGGGCATAGCAGGACCAGGTATTGCGGCACCAGGCATTGCGGGACCGGGTATTGCGGGACCAGGCATTGCAGGACCAGGCATTGCGGGACCGGGTATTGCTGGTCCGGGTATTGCTGGACCGGGCATTGCGGGACCAGGTATTCCGGCACCAGGTATTCCAGCACCAGGTATTCCGGCACCAGGTATTCCAGCACCGGGTATTCCAGCGCTGGGCATCCCAGCACCAGGCATTCCAGCAGTGGGCATACCCGCATTAGGCATTCCAGCACCTGGCATTCCAGCACCAGGTATCCCAGCACCGGGTATTCCAGCAGTGGGAATTCCAGCAGCAGGCATCCCTGTACTAGGCATCACTGGTACTGCAGGATTACCTGGAACAGGAATCTTTAAGCCCTTTTTTCCTTGGGCTGGGGGATTTTTCTCAATCTCTCGCATATCTTCTAGGGTAACTATATGAACAAAAGCTTCTCTCCCATTCAGCTTTTTACGGTGTAAGTGTTCAGATTTACGAGCATCATCTTCAGTTTTAAACTGAACCAGTGCTTGCCCTAGACCTTGCCCATTATTATCAACAAGAACATGTACAGCATTCTCATCCACTGGGATTCCTTCTAGGAACTGAAGAACGTCCATCTTGGTAATGCTGAATGGAATGTTTGTTATATGGGCACAGACTTTGGCAGAACTGACATCCCCCTCTGGATTTAACACTATTTCCCTCTGGTCATAGCTGAAGTTCTGAAGTCGTTTTCGGATCATATCTATCTTTTCTAGCATACCTTTCTTAGTAATTGGATGAACTTGGATAAAGCGATTGCCCATGTATTGTTTATGACGGCACAGTGCAGCCTTATAGTCAGCATCATTCCTGAATTCTACAAAGCCTTCACCAGTTGCTTTCCCATTGGGTCCATAAGCTATATAAATACTATCTTCCACAATATCCAacttcttaaaaaaatcaatgacatgtTTGTTTTCGGCTTCAAAAGGTAGCCCTTTTAAGTAAACACAAAAACCAGCCTCGTGTGGTGATCTTGACCGTGACCTTTTCTGCCCACTGGGCGATTTTGACCTTGGAAGTGTCTGTGGAGGGGGATGGGCTTGTCCAGAAGACCCCATACTTTGTTTAAAAGTGATATGACCTCCAGCAGCTACCCACTGTCTCTCTGTGGCAGGACTGACTTCCACATAGCGTTGAATCATCAGCATTCTGTTCCGTTTCAAAGCTTCAAATGTATCTTGAGGTGAGAGAAACTTAACCAATCCATTCCCATTATTTCGACCTACGTGATCTTTTAACAAATGTACTGCATCAACTCGAAGCCCGTGGAAAAACTCTCTGACATCATTTTCCATTGCAGAAAAGGGCATtccatgcacactcacatacagatcATCAGGGTTGATGGGAAGTGACTTCACGTTGCTTTGAGAGTTCATCTGGATAGGGTTAACAGGATTTAATGGACCCAGAAACACAGGGTTCAGATTATTGTTCAGACTCATAGGTGCTCCAGAGCCATTCATTCCAGCAGGTAGAGGTGCCACAGGTGGTGGATTCAAGGGTGGCATGCCTGACATGGGTGGCAATGGGTTAATAGGTGGCACCGAAGGGACtgggggaatgggaggcacaGGAGGCACAGGAGGCAATGTTGGTACTGGAGGAGGAACTGGTATTGGGGGAATGGATGGCAGCGGTGGCAAAGATGGCATCGCTGGAATTGGAGGAATTGGTGGTGGTGGGACCGTGTTCATTGGAGAAGCTGTACTCGGAATGGTTGAGCTGAATGTTGGACTCCCAAACGAAGTCCCCATACTTGGAGGAGCAGTTCCTACGCTGGCTGTGGAAAATGTCTGTATGTTTTTGCTGCTCTCATGAACAGAAGTGGTAGCAGTAACTACACTTGGCGAAGGATTATTAAAGTTGGGTGCTGTTGCTGGCAAGTTTACCCTGCTGCTCATCCCTGAGCTAGGTGGTGGTCCTGATCTACTAGCATTTGCTGGTGGTATATCTAAGTTGGCAGTTTCAAAACGCCTACGACTCAGTTCAATCATATTCTGCATTTCTGTTTTACTACTCAATAACAGTGTTACTTTTGACCCTTTAATTGTACCACCTGTGCGCATCATACCAAGCCTTGCATCTTCATCAGTGGCAAAAACGATGAAAGCCTCACCCAGTTCACCCCCTACAATATGCACGCCCCCATCAGGGATGGTCAATCCAGAGAAGAAGTGGCGAATGTCCATGGTCCCCGCCACAATTGGGAGACCTTGCAAGCGGATGACCACAGCC
The Microtus pennsylvanicus isolate mMicPen1 chromosome 2, mMicPen1.hap1, whole genome shotgun sequence DNA segment above includes these coding regions:
- the Cpne1 gene encoding copine-1 isoform X5, producing MAVVIRLQGLPIVAGTMDIRHFFSGLTIPDGGVHIVGGELGEAFIVFATDEDARLGMMRTGGTIKGSKVTLLLSSKTEMQNMIELSRRRFETANLDIPPANASRSGPPPSSGMSSRVNLPATAPNFNNPSPSVVTATTSVHESSKNIQTFSTASVGTAPPSMGTSFGSPTFSSTIPSTASPMNTVPPPPIPPIPAMPSLPPLPSIPPIPVPPPVPTLPPVPPVPPIPPVPSVPPINPLPPMSGMPPLNPPPVAPLPAGMNGSGAPMSLNNNLNPVFLGPLNPVNPIQMNSQSNVKSLPINPDDLYVSVHGMPFSAMENDVREFFHGLRVDAVHLLKDHVGRNNGNGLVKFLSPQDTFEALKRNRMLMIQRYVEVSPATERQWVAAGGHITFKQSMGSSGQAHPPPQTLPRSKSPSGQKRSRSRSPHEAGFCVYLKGLPFEAENKHVIDFFKKLDIVEDSIYIAYGPNGKATGEGFVEFRNDADYKAALCRHKQYMGNRFIQVHPITKKGMLEKIDMIRKRLQNFSYDQREIVLNPEGDVSSAKVCAHITNIPFSITKMDVLQFLEGIPVDENAVHVLVDNNGQGLGQALVQFKTEDDARKSEHLHRKKLNGREAFVHIVTLEDMREIEKNPPAQGKKGLKIPVPGNPAVPVMPSTGMPAAGIPTAGIPGAGIPGAGMPGAGMPNAGMPTAGMPGAGMPSAGIPGAGIPGAGIPGAGIPGAGIPGPAMPGPAIPGPAIPGPAMPGPAMPGPAIPGPAMPGAAIPGPAMPGAGIPTAGGEEHVFLTVGSKEANNGPPFNFPGNFGGPNAFGPPLPPPGLGGAFGDVRPVMPSVGNSGLPGLGLEVPGFGGAPNNLSGPSGFGGIPQNFGNGPGSLSAPPGFGSGPPGLGNVPGHLSGPPAFGPGPGPGPIHIGGPPGFAASSGKPGPTIIKVQNMPFTVSIDEILDFFYGYQVIPGSVCLKYNEKGMPTGEAMVAFESRDEATAAVIDLNDRPIGSRKVKLMAHCVTLVQLSISCDHLIDKDIGSKSDPLCVLLQDVGGGTWAELCRTERVRNCSSPAFSKTLQIEYHFETVQKLRFGIYDIDNKTPELGDDDFLGGAECSLGQIVSSRTLTLPLMLKPGKPAGRGTITVSAQELKDGRVVTMEVEARNLDKKDFLGKSDPFLEFFRQGDGKWHLTYRSEVIKNNLNPTWKRFSVPLQHFCGGDPDTPIQVRCSDYDSDGSHDLIGTFHTTLAQLQAVPAEFECIHPEKQQKKKSYKNSGIVYVKTCRVETEYSFLDYVMGGCQINFTVGVDFTGSNGDPSSPDSLHYLSPSGVNEYLTALWSVGSVVQDYDSDKLFPAFGFGAQVPPNWQVSHEFALNFNPSNPYCAGIQGIVDAYRQALPQVRLYGPTNFAPIINHVARFAAQAAQQRTASQYFVLLLLTDGAVTDVEATCEAVVQASKLPMSVIIVGVGGADFELMEQLDADGGPLRSRRGEAAVRDIVQFVPYRRFQNAPRETLAQTVLAEVPTQLVSYFRAQGWAPLKAPPAPAKGPAQPPQT
- the Cpne1 gene encoding copine-1 isoform X1, which encodes MAVVIRLQGLPIVAGTMDIRHFFSGLTIPDGGVHIVGGELGEAFIVFATDEDARLGMMRTGGTIKGSKVTLLLSSKTEMQNMIELSRRRFETANLDIPPANASRSGPPPSSGMSSRVNLPATAPNFNNPSPSVVTATTSVHESSKNIQTFSTASVGTAPPSMGTSFGSPTFSSTIPSTASPMNTVPPPPIPPIPAMPSLPPLPSIPPIPVPPPVPTLPPVPPVPPIPPVPSVPPINPLPPMSGMPPLNPPPVAPLPAGMNGSGAPMSLNNNLNPVFLGPLNPVNPIQMNSQSNVKSLPINPDDLYVSVHGMPFSAMENDVREFFHGLRVDAVHLLKDHVGRNNGNGLVKFLSPQDTFEALKRNRMLMIQRYVEVSPATERQWVAAGGHITFKQSMGSSGQAHPPPQTLPRSKSPSGQKRSRSRSPHEAGFCVYLKGLPFEAENKHVIDFFKKLDIVEDSIYIAYGPNGKATGEGFVEFRNDADYKAALCRHKQYMGNRFIQVHPITKKGMLEKIDMIRKRLQNFSYDQREIVLNPEGDVSSAKVCAHITNIPFSITKMDVLQFLEGIPVDENAVHVLVDNNGQGLGQALVQFKTEDDARKSEHLHRKKLNGREAFVHIVTLEDMREIEKNPPAQGKKGLKIPVPGNPAVPVMPSTGMPAAGIPTAGIPGAGIPGAGMPGAGMPNAGMPTAGMPGAGMPSAGIPGAGIPGAGIPGAGIPGAGIPGPAMPGPAIPGPAIPGPAMPGPAMPGPAIPGPAMPGAAIPGPAMPGAGIPTAGGEEHVFLTVGSKEANNGPPFNFPGNFGGPNAFGPPLPPPGLGGAFGDVRPVMPSVGNSGLPGLGLEVPGFGGAPNNLSGPSGFGGIPQNFGNGPGSLSAPPGFGSGPPGLGNVPGHLSGPPAFGPGPGPGPIHIGGPPGFAASSGKPGPTIIKVQNMPFTVSIDEILDFFYGYQVIPGSVCLKYNEKGMPTGEAMVAFESRDEATAAVIDLNDRPIGSRKVKLVLG